One Pelagibaculum spongiae DNA segment encodes these proteins:
- a CDS encoding HlyC/CorC family transporter: MDEISTGSMLLLLLFLILCSAFFSSSETGMMALNRYRLKHLAKQGHKGAKRASKLLERPDRLLGLILIGNNFVNILLTSLATALAISLLSDDSLAVALTPVILTPIVLIFAEVAPKTLAALNPEKLAFTSSIILKPLLVLMYPLVWLVNWISNIVVRMLGADPNKMDGDSLSQEELRTVVHEAGGMIPKRHQQMLLSILDLEKVTVEDIMIPRTELIGIDLEDDWQDIVEQLANTQHTRIPVFEGDINNIQGIVHARNALHLLAKGRFTRDTLMQQMRDAYFVPEGTPLHTQLLNFQRKKRRNGLVVDEYGDIQGMVTLEDILEEIVGEFTTDTASLDKGVHPQEDGSFVVDGGISIRELNRLLSLTFPEDGPKTLSGLITEYLEEIPEQGTSMRLAGYPVEVMQTKDNTVKKARVLPELFDEAKAKQFLDNR, translated from the coding sequence TTGGACGAGATCTCCACTGGTAGCATGTTGTTACTGCTGCTATTTCTGATTCTCTGTTCGGCTTTTTTTTCCAGCTCAGAAACTGGAATGATGGCACTGAACCGCTATCGGCTTAAGCATCTGGCAAAACAAGGCCACAAAGGTGCCAAGCGAGCTAGTAAGTTACTGGAACGGCCAGATCGATTGCTTGGTCTAATCCTTATCGGCAATAACTTCGTCAACATTTTGCTGACTTCTTTAGCCACCGCGCTAGCCATATCTCTATTGAGCGATGACAGCTTAGCCGTTGCCTTAACACCGGTAATTTTAACGCCCATCGTATTGATTTTTGCTGAAGTCGCGCCGAAAACACTGGCGGCACTCAATCCCGAAAAATTGGCATTTACCAGTTCAATTATCTTAAAGCCTTTACTGGTTTTAATGTATCCGCTGGTTTGGTTGGTCAACTGGATCTCCAATATTGTGGTTCGCATGCTCGGTGCTGATCCAAATAAAATGGACGGCGATAGCCTAAGCCAGGAAGAACTTCGCACTGTAGTTCATGAAGCTGGCGGCATGATTCCCAAACGCCACCAACAAATGTTGCTGAGCATTCTTGACCTGGAAAAGGTCACCGTAGAAGACATCATGATTCCGCGTACCGAACTCATCGGCATTGATCTGGAAGATGACTGGCAAGATATCGTTGAACAACTGGCAAATACTCAGCACACTCGCATCCCGGTGTTCGAAGGTGATATCAACAATATTCAGGGCATAGTTCACGCACGTAACGCACTGCATTTATTGGCCAAGGGCCGCTTCACTCGTGACACCTTGATGCAACAAATGCGCGATGCTTACTTCGTTCCTGAAGGCACGCCTCTGCATACCCAACTATTAAACTTTCAGCGTAAAAAGCGCAGAAATGGTCTGGTAGTTGATGAGTATGGTGATATTCAGGGCATGGTCACGCTGGAAGATATTCTGGAAGAAATTGTTGGTGAATTTACCACCGATACCGCTTCTTTAGATAAAGGCGTTCACCCCCAAGAAGATGGCTCATTTGTAGTTGATGGCGGTATTAGCATTCGCGAATTAAATCGCCTGTTATCTTTAACATTTCCTGAAGATGGACCAAAAACTTTATCTGGATTAATTACCGAATACCTAGAAGAAATCCCAGAGCAAGGTACCAGCATGCGCTTGGCAGGTTATCCGGTGGAAGTCATGCAAACCAAAGATAATACGGTAAAAAAAGCCCGGGTTTTACCCGAGCTTTTCGATGAAGCGAAAGCTAAACAGTTTTTAGATAATCGCTAA
- a CDS encoding cytochrome C assembly family protein, translated as MTELSIIAVAGYIAAFVLIHPKVVTPCPTSRIFTLLAGFIALAAHGWQLHMWIDTAAGQNLSFFNVTSMVAWIAGLMVCLGALRYPLHNMLLFTTPMAALSIFCASFIAGETLLVLKDNPQALAHILISLAAYSILLVAAIQALLLLYLDRQLHKHRKLSILKLLPPLQTMEQLLFQILWIGFTALVIALATGISFMTDMSQQKVAHHTVLSIIAATVIGGLLFGRHRYGWRGKTAVRWTLIGYGLLLLAYFGSKAVLEMLLGA; from the coding sequence GTGACTGAGCTCAGTATTATTGCCGTTGCCGGCTACATTGCTGCCTTCGTGCTGATCCACCCAAAAGTGGTGACACCTTGCCCCACCAGCAGGATTTTTACTCTGCTCGCTGGCTTTATTGCTTTGGCCGCCCACGGCTGGCAATTGCATATGTGGATTGATACCGCTGCCGGACAAAACCTGAGTTTTTTTAATGTCACATCGATGGTGGCCTGGATTGCTGGCTTAATGGTCTGCTTGGGCGCTTTGCGTTATCCGCTCCATAATATGCTGTTGTTCACTACACCAATGGCGGCTTTATCTATTTTCTGTGCCAGTTTCATCGCCGGCGAAACCTTGCTGGTGTTAAAAGACAACCCACAGGCATTGGCACATATTCTGATTTCTCTGGCGGCTTACAGCATTCTTTTAGTGGCGGCGATTCAAGCTTTACTATTGCTTTATCTTGATCGACAACTTCACAAACATCGCAAACTTTCAATACTGAAGCTACTGCCTCCATTGCAAACCATGGAGCAGTTGTTATTCCAGATTCTATGGATTGGCTTTACCGCATTAGTGATCGCTTTAGCGACCGGCATCAGCTTTATGACCGATATGAGCCAACAAAAAGTTGCTCATCACACCGTGCTATCGATTATCGCAGCAACGGTAATTGGCGGTTTGTTATTCGGTCGCCACAGATATGGCTGGCGCGGTAAAACCGCAGTACGCTGGACTTTAATTGGCTATGGTTTATTACTGCTGGCCTATTTCGGCAGCAAGGCTGTGCTTGAGATGTTACTCGGTGCTTGA
- the ffh gene encoding signal recognition particle protein — MFENLTERLNRTLKNLSGQGRLTEENIKDAMRDVRMALLEADVALPVVREFISSVKERALGQEVQQSLSPGQAMIKVVKEQLVDVMGAANESLDLKAQPPAVILLAGLQGAGKTTSAGKLARYLIEREKKSVLMVSADVYRPAAIKQLETVAGQVGAQFCPSELTSKPVDIVANALELAKTSFADVLIVDTAGRLHIDEAMMDEVKAIHQTVDPVETLFVVDSMTGQDAANTAKAFNEALPLTGVILTKTDGDARGGAALSIRHLTGKPIKFLGSGEKLDALEPFHPDRMASRILGMGDVLSLIEEVEQKVDQEKAQKLATKLKKGKGFDLEDFMAQLQQMNNMGGVMSMMDKLPGMGNMSAEMKGKISDKPLKQMEAMIQSMTPKERQHPELIKGSRKRRIAMGSGTQVQDVNRLLKQFAQMQKMMKKMTRKGGLKNMMRGMKGMMPPGGGGMPF; from the coding sequence ATGTTTGAGAACCTCACTGAAAGGCTCAATCGGACGCTAAAAAATCTTAGCGGCCAGGGGCGATTGACCGAGGAAAACATTAAGGATGCAATGCGCGATGTGCGTATGGCGTTACTTGAAGCTGATGTTGCCTTGCCTGTGGTTAGAGAATTTATCTCTAGCGTAAAAGAACGGGCTTTAGGTCAGGAGGTTCAACAATCTCTGTCGCCTGGTCAGGCGATGATCAAAGTGGTCAAGGAACAGTTAGTTGACGTAATGGGCGCGGCGAATGAAAGCCTCGACCTAAAAGCGCAACCACCTGCCGTGATTTTGTTAGCAGGTTTACAAGGCGCAGGTAAAACCACTAGTGCCGGTAAATTAGCGCGCTACTTAATTGAACGGGAAAAGAAATCTGTCTTGATGGTGTCGGCTGACGTATATCGTCCAGCGGCAATCAAGCAGCTGGAAACAGTTGCCGGTCAAGTAGGTGCGCAATTCTGTCCAAGTGAACTGACTTCCAAGCCAGTCGATATTGTTGCCAACGCTTTAGAGCTCGCCAAAACCAGCTTTGCCGATGTGCTGATTGTCGATACCGCCGGCCGACTTCATATAGATGAAGCGATGATGGATGAGGTTAAAGCCATTCATCAAACGGTTGATCCGGTAGAAACCTTGTTCGTGGTCGATAGTATGACCGGTCAGGATGCAGCCAATACAGCCAAAGCATTTAATGAAGCTTTGCCATTAACCGGTGTCATCCTTACCAAAACCGATGGTGATGCACGCGGTGGTGCAGCGTTATCGATTCGCCACTTAACTGGCAAACCGATTAAATTCCTCGGTAGTGGTGAGAAGCTCGATGCATTAGAGCCTTTCCACCCAGACCGCATGGCTTCACGAATTCTTGGCATGGGCGATGTATTGTCGCTCATCGAAGAAGTGGAGCAAAAGGTTGACCAAGAAAAAGCGCAAAAGCTAGCGACCAAGTTAAAGAAAGGTAAAGGCTTCGATCTAGAAGACTTTATGGCCCAGTTGCAGCAAATGAACAACATGGGCGGTGTCATGTCGATGATGGATAAATTGCCGGGTATGGGCAATATGTCTGCAGAGATGAAAGGCAAGATCAGTGATAAGCCATTGAAGCAAATGGAAGCCATGATCCAGTCGATGACACCAAAAGAGCGCCAACACCCAGAGTTAATCAAGGGTTCGCGCAAGCGTCGTATTGCAATGGGTTCTGGTACTCAGGTGCAAGATGTTAACCGCTTGCTCAAGCAGTTCGCGCAAATGCAAAAGATGATGAAAAAGATGACCCGCAAGGGTGGTCTAAAGAATATGATGCGTGGAATGAAAGGCATGATGCCACCGGGCGGTGGCGGTATGCCGTTCTAG